One Aliidongia dinghuensis DNA segment encodes these proteins:
- a CDS encoding CinA family protein yields MTDLDLIAARVAARLIARGETIAVAESSAGGLVSAALLAVPGASAYFLGGAVVYTGIARAALLGVTPDDLIGIRPATEPYAALLARTVRQKFGATWGLAETGASGPTGNRYGDPAGHACLAIDGPTSQERRIETGSADRAANMRAFTAAALELLASALD; encoded by the coding sequence ATGACGGACCTGGATCTCATCGCCGCCCGCGTCGCGGCACGGCTTATCGCGCGCGGCGAAACAATCGCCGTGGCGGAATCCTCAGCCGGCGGACTGGTCTCGGCGGCCCTGCTCGCGGTCCCGGGCGCCTCGGCCTATTTCCTCGGCGGCGCCGTCGTCTATACCGGCATCGCCCGTGCGGCGCTGCTCGGCGTCACGCCCGACGATCTCATCGGCATCCGGCCGGCGACCGAGCCCTATGCGGCGCTCCTCGCCCGGACGGTCCGTCAGAAGTTCGGCGCGACCTGGGGCCTGGCCGAGACGGGCGCCTCCGGCCCCACGGGCAATCGCTACGGCGATCCGGCCGGTCACGCCTGTTTGGCAATCGACGGCCCGACGAGCCAGGAACGGCGGATCGAGACGGGATCGGCCGACCGGGCAGCCAACATGCGCGCCTTCACGGCGGCCGCCCTGGAGCTTCTGGCGTCGGCCCTCGACTGA
- a CDS encoding response regulator, protein MAVDDQAETLLLIQSFVESAGYAFIGARRGREAVTLTDRMVPRLILLDVQMPLIDGFETCRLLRTNPALKSVPIAFLTARKTAEDVTQGLSAGGNDFIVKPFDPDKLLERIDYWVNRRSR, encoded by the coding sequence ATGGCGGTCGACGATCAGGCCGAGACGCTGCTGCTGATCCAGAGCTTCGTCGAGAGTGCCGGCTACGCCTTCATCGGGGCGCGACGCGGCCGCGAGGCGGTGACGCTCACCGACCGCATGGTGCCGCGGCTGATCCTGCTCGACGTGCAGATGCCGCTCATCGATGGCTTTGAGACCTGTCGTCTGCTGCGGACGAACCCGGCGCTGAAGTCGGTGCCGATCGCGTTCCTGACGGCGCGCAAGACCGCCGAAGACGTGACCCAGGGCCTGAGCGCCGGCGGCAATGATTTCATCGTCAAGCCGTTCGATCCGGACAAGCTCCTGGAACGGATCGACTATTGGGTGAACCGCCGCAGCCGCTGA
- a CDS encoding SDR family oxidoreductase, with amino-acid sequence MVRRKFLVTGASKGIGLALSERLAAEGHHVVGIARGADASFPGTLVQLDLDDRAASAAALAELAARHDFDGVVNNVGLARLHAVGAIDLADVDDIFRTNLHPTIQTVQALLPGMKARGWGRIVNLSSLVSLGAMNRTAYAAAKAAVISMTRTWALELAETGITVNGVAPGPTETEMFRRNTSVGSEAERRFLALVPMRRVGQPNELAAAIAFFLAEDAGFVTGQTLFVDGGASIGKASL; translated from the coding sequence ATGGTTCGGCGTAAATTCCTCGTCACCGGCGCCAGCAAGGGCATTGGCCTGGCTCTCTCGGAACGCCTGGCGGCCGAGGGGCATCATGTCGTCGGCATCGCCCGCGGTGCCGACGCGAGCTTTCCGGGCACGCTCGTCCAGCTCGATCTCGATGATCGGGCCGCAAGCGCTGCTGCGCTTGCCGAGCTGGCGGCGCGCCATGATTTCGACGGCGTCGTCAACAATGTCGGCCTGGCCCGGCTGCATGCCGTGGGCGCGATCGATCTTGCCGATGTCGACGACATCTTCCGCACGAACCTGCATCCGACGATCCAGACCGTGCAGGCGCTGTTGCCGGGCATGAAGGCGAGAGGCTGGGGCCGCATCGTCAATCTGTCGAGCCTGGTCTCGCTCGGCGCCATGAACCGGACGGCCTATGCGGCGGCCAAGGCGGCGGTGATCAGCATGACCCGGACCTGGGCGCTTGAGCTGGCCGAGACCGGCATCACCGTGAACGGCGTGGCACCAGGGCCGACCGAGACGGAGATGTTCCGCCGCAACACGTCCGTCGGCAGCGAGGCCGAGCGCCGCTTCCTGGCGCTGGTGCCGATGCGCCGCGTGGGCCAGCCGAACGAACTTGCGGCCGCGATCGCCTTCTTCCTCGCCGAGGACGCAGGCTTCGTCACCGGCCAGACGCTGTTCGTCGACGGCGGCGCCTCGATCGGCAAGGCGTCGCTCTGA
- a CDS encoding response regulator, which produces MAQASILLCALLLCIILLAFDAAIVLRARAIERGEGFTSVRNLAQALSQHAERTLETADLALAGIAQRIKDNGLPPESLPHLDEILASRIQLAPQIRELVLIGPDGHWLAASLPAVRTEINNSDRDYFVRLRDHPELGTYISEPLYSRASGRLTIIMARRVEGPDGAFAGVLAAALDGDQFQSFYKNFDVGRDGTISLIRLDGVALIRHPFRADLLGRTDAGELVLKRELPKAPAGEYESPGRYDKIARFKAYRRLDAYPLVMVVGLSQREWMAAWRRDTIEQTTVVVLVDVAILLFAWFLHRQTRRRAMAEARFADWAEASTDWFWECDAEHRITYMSDGLRRIGYDPASVIGRDRTALVKFSPDLVPGAVKDHLDTIAAHRPFRDFTYRLAEADGREVFISVSGKPHLDRDGRFLGYRGTGRDVTGEILAARARAREAEVLATTLMTIPDGIEVLDPDLRLIHANERLFEILGLPRDKILAAAEPAMELRRMLIRRGDFGPGDPDRIEADHIRRMRSEGPAVREQQLTNGTWIEVRRNPMKDDLGFVVLVRDVTERRAREFELERQRAQSERQAAELTATAADLRAAREVADAANAAKSDFLARMSHEIRTPMNGVIGMNALLLSTALDAEQRRFAEAVGASAEALLTVINDILDLSKLEAGKLELETIDFDLEALVGDAVELMAPRAYDKRIELAMLVDTGAARAFRGDPTRLRQILLNFLSNAVKFTAEGFVSVEVTALGRNRIRVEVADTGIGLDEQGKRRLFEKFAQADDTITRRFGGTGLGLNIAKQLVELMGGTLGVEDRPGGGTLFWFEVSLAAARGVQAARAIGATLIGRRLLVVDDLPINRLILARQLTGGGAEVVEAEDGPAALAAIAAAEAAGRRFDLALVDELMPDMDGPTLAGRIRATPEGCSMSMVLVSSVGTPLKADRAASAGFDAFLTKPVRHQTLVETIDRVLGPVAAPEQAGAVTAEPSVAGVGPRVLIAEDNVINQEIAETILRGAGYRVDLANNGREAVEAVAREPYDLVLMDVQMPGVDGLQATREIRAMAGAAGKVPIVAVTANAMLGDRETCLAAGMNDYVSKPFEPDTLLAAVERWISDTVTEVALPGDTVEAGWLDVGHLDRLSAMMSKVRFAVIVETFLGSVLAQLVEFASLARAADLQALARAAHEMKGTSGNLGVREMERLSSELERAARAGDRAVVRHLLAAFEATAASSMAALDAYLRSRSVEAHPVGNHSVGSGLKQRTDA; this is translated from the coding sequence ATGGCGCAAGCCTCGATCCTGCTGTGCGCGCTGCTGCTCTGCATCATCCTCCTGGCCTTCGACGCGGCGATCGTGCTGCGGGCCCGAGCGATCGAGCGCGGCGAAGGCTTTACTAGCGTCCGTAACCTGGCCCAGGCCTTGTCGCAGCATGCCGAGCGTACGCTCGAGACGGCGGACCTGGCCTTGGCGGGGATTGCCCAGCGGATCAAGGACAACGGGCTGCCGCCCGAATCTTTGCCGCATCTCGACGAGATCCTGGCGAGTCGGATCCAGCTCGCGCCGCAGATCCGCGAGCTGGTGCTGATCGGTCCGGACGGTCATTGGCTCGCGGCCTCGCTGCCGGCCGTGCGCACCGAAATCAACAATTCCGATCGCGACTATTTCGTCCGCCTGCGCGATCATCCGGAACTCGGGACCTACATCTCGGAGCCGCTGTACAGCCGTGCTTCCGGCCGGCTGACCATCATCATGGCGCGCCGGGTCGAAGGGCCGGACGGGGCGTTCGCGGGTGTGCTGGCAGCGGCGCTCGACGGCGACCAGTTCCAATCGTTCTACAAGAATTTCGACGTCGGCCGCGACGGCACGATCTCGCTCATCCGGCTCGACGGCGTGGCGCTCATCCGGCACCCGTTCCGCGCCGACCTGCTGGGGCGCACCGACGCGGGCGAGCTCGTGCTCAAGCGGGAACTGCCGAAGGCGCCGGCCGGCGAATACGAAAGCCCGGGGCGCTACGACAAGATTGCCCGGTTCAAGGCCTATCGCCGGCTCGACGCCTATCCGCTGGTCATGGTCGTCGGATTGTCCCAACGGGAATGGATGGCGGCCTGGCGCCGGGACACGATCGAGCAGACCACCGTCGTCGTTCTGGTCGATGTCGCGATCCTGCTGTTCGCCTGGTTCCTCCATCGCCAGACGCGCCGCCGCGCCATGGCCGAGGCGCGCTTTGCCGACTGGGCCGAGGCGTCGACCGACTGGTTCTGGGAATGCGATGCCGAGCACCGCATCACCTACATGTCGGACGGACTGCGGCGCATCGGCTACGATCCGGCCAGCGTGATCGGGCGGGACCGCACCGCGCTCGTCAAATTCAGCCCGGACCTGGTGCCGGGCGCGGTCAAGGATCATCTCGACACGATCGCCGCCCATCGGCCGTTCCGCGACTTCACCTATCGGCTGGCCGAGGCCGATGGCCGCGAGGTCTTCATCTCGGTCAGCGGCAAGCCGCATCTCGATCGCGATGGCCGGTTCCTGGGATACCGCGGCACGGGGCGCGATGTGACCGGGGAGATCCTGGCGGCGCGCGCCCGGGCCCGCGAGGCAGAGGTGCTGGCGACAACGCTCATGACCATTCCGGACGGGATCGAGGTGCTCGATCCGGACCTGCGGCTGATCCACGCCAACGAGCGCCTGTTCGAGATCCTGGGGCTGCCGCGCGACAAGATCCTCGCAGCGGCAGAGCCGGCGATGGAATTGCGCCGGATGCTGATCCGGCGCGGCGATTTCGGTCCGGGCGATCCGGACCGGATCGAGGCCGACCATATCCGGCGCATGCGCTCGGAAGGGCCGGCGGTCCGCGAGCAGCAGCTCACGAACGGCACGTGGATCGAAGTGCGGCGCAACCCCATGAAGGACGATCTCGGCTTCGTCGTGCTCGTGCGCGATGTCACCGAGCGCCGCGCGCGCGAGTTCGAGCTCGAGCGGCAGCGCGCCCAGTCCGAGCGGCAGGCGGCCGAACTCACGGCGACGGCGGCCGACCTGCGCGCGGCGCGCGAGGTGGCCGACGCGGCGAATGCCGCCAAGAGCGACTTCCTCGCCAGGATGAGCCACGAGATCCGCACGCCGATGAACGGCGTCATCGGCATGAACGCGCTGCTGTTGTCGACCGCCCTCGATGCCGAGCAGCGTCGCTTCGCCGAAGCGGTCGGGGCCTCGGCCGAGGCGCTGCTCACCGTCATCAACGACATTCTCGACCTCTCGAAGCTCGAGGCCGGCAAGCTCGAGCTCGAGACGATCGATTTCGACCTGGAGGCCCTGGTTGGCGATGCGGTCGAACTGATGGCGCCGCGCGCCTATGACAAACGCATCGAGCTGGCCATGCTGGTCGACACTGGGGCGGCCCGCGCGTTTCGCGGCGACCCGACCCGGCTGCGGCAGATCCTGCTGAACTTCCTGTCCAACGCGGTCAAGTTCACGGCTGAAGGCTTCGTCTCGGTCGAAGTGACGGCGCTCGGCCGCAATCGGATCCGGGTCGAGGTCGCAGATACCGGGATCGGCCTCGACGAGCAGGGCAAGCGCCGGCTGTTCGAGAAATTCGCCCAGGCCGACGACACGATCACCCGACGCTTCGGCGGCACGGGCCTTGGCCTCAACATCGCCAAGCAGCTGGTCGAGCTGATGGGTGGAACGCTCGGCGTCGAGGACCGTCCGGGTGGCGGCACGCTCTTCTGGTTCGAGGTGTCGCTTGCCGCGGCCCGCGGGGTCCAGGCGGCCCGCGCCATCGGCGCGACATTGATCGGGCGGCGGCTCCTCGTCGTCGACGACCTGCCGATCAACCGCCTGATTCTCGCGCGGCAACTGACGGGGGGTGGCGCCGAGGTGGTCGAGGCCGAGGACGGTCCGGCGGCGCTGGCGGCGATCGCCGCGGCCGAGGCGGCTGGCCGGCGGTTCGATCTGGCACTGGTCGACGAGCTGATGCCGGACATGGATGGGCCGACGCTCGCCGGGCGCATTCGCGCCACGCCCGAGGGATGTTCGATGAGCATGGTGCTGGTCTCCTCGGTCGGGACCCCGCTCAAGGCCGACCGCGCCGCGTCGGCCGGGTTCGACGCGTTCCTGACCAAGCCGGTCCGCCACCAGACCCTCGTCGAGACGATCGATCGGGTGCTGGGGCCGGTTGCCGCGCCGGAGCAGGCCGGTGCGGTGACGGCGGAGCCGTCGGTCGCCGGCGTCGGGCCGCGTGTGCTGATTGCCGAGGACAACGTGATCAATCAGGAGATTGCGGAGACGATCCTGCGCGGCGCCGGCTATCGCGTCGATCTGGCGAACAATGGGCGCGAGGCGGTCGAGGCCGTTGCGCGCGAGCCCTATGATCTCGTGCTGATGGATGTCCAGATGCCGGGTGTCGACGGTCTGCAGGCGACCCGCGAGATTCGCGCCATGGCGGGCGCCGCCGGCAAGGTGCCGATCGTGGCGGTCACCGCCAACGCGATGCTGGGCGATCGGGAGACCTGCCTCGCCGCCGGCATGAATGACTACGTCTCGAAACCGTTCGAGCCCGATACGCTGCTCGCGGCCGTCGAGCGATGGATCTCCGACACCGTGACCGAGGTCGCATTGCCGGGCGATACGGTCGAGGCGGGATGGCTCGACGTCGGCCATCTCGACCGCTTGTCGGCCATGATGTCCAAGGTGCGCTTCGCCGTCATCGTCGAAACCTTTCTCGGATCCGTCCTGGCGCAGCTCGTCGAGTTCGCGAGCCTGGCCCGCGCCGCTGACCTGCAGGCGCTCGCGCGGGCCGCCCATGAGATGAAGGGCACGTCCGGCAATCTCGGCGTCCGCGAGATGGAGCGTCTGTCGTCCGAGCTGGAGCGCGCCGCGCGGGCGGGAGATCGCGCGGTGGTCCGGCACCTGCTCGCCGCGTTCGAGGCCACGGCCGCATCGAGCATGGCGGCGCTCGACGCCTATCTCCGCAGCCGTTCCGTCGAGGCTCATCCTGTCGGGAACCATTCTGTTGGGTCGGGGCTCAAGCAAAGGACCGACGCATGA